Sequence from the Candidatus Saccharibacteria bacterium oral taxon 488 genome:
TGCGCCGACCTAAAATAACGCATAAAATCACCACCTCGACAAAAGCCACGATCGACTGTGCCCAGGCCAGACCATACGGGCCAAGTTTCGCGTAGTAGCCGAGTATCACCGCCAGCGCCACATTCAACACAATCGCAAAAATCGACACATACATCGGCGTCTTGGTGTCCTGCTGCGCATAAAATCCGCGCGCCACCATGTGATACACCGTCCTGAATAAAATCGCCATCACCAGACAACCGAGAATGTTCGCCATGACCGGATCGCCATTATTATTGATAAAGTGTACTATGTAGCCGCGGGCGAAAAATGTCACCACACAGATCGGGATAATCATCCAGATTACCGTCCTGAGAAATGACCGCAGGTCTCTGCGAAATAGATCCGGCCGCTCTGAGGCGAGGCGTTCAGTTAGCTGCGGAAAGGCAGCATTAGAAATAGCGACGCCGATGAGATTGATCGGCATCATGTGAAGCGTCAATGCTTGGTTATAGCGACGAATGACACCGTCCCCCATCCGCGACGCCAAGTTGACTTCGGCCAGGCTAACCACATAATCCATCCCCTGATCAATTGAGCGGGCTGGTAGCAGCGACAAGACTTTGCGAAAGCCATGGTTACGCCAATAAATCTTGAAATCATAATCAAAACCGAGGCCGATCAATCCAACCGCACTGACGATGAGCTGCAGCACCGACCCGAGCACCACGCCGAGCGCCACGCCCATAATGCCGCCATCAAAGATCTGCCAGCCGAACAGGTTGATGCCATTGGTAAACCACAACGTACCGATGATAATCCCGACATTGTACAGCATCGGCGCCAGCGCATAGAAGGTGAAGCGACCGACCGCTTGCTGGATGCTGGCGATCACCGCCGCCACCGCAAAGATCAGCGGATTTACGGCGATCACCCGCATCATACTGACCGCCAATGCGTGACCAGCCTCGCTCAGCCCCGGCGCGATCAGATATTTCATTAGCGGATCAGCAAAGACGATGATCAGAACGCTCGTTACCAGCGTCACCAATGCCATGAGATTAATCATGCTCGAGCTAATTTGCCAGGCTGATTGCTTATTACCCTTGACCCACCGCTCATTAAATACCGGGATGAAGGTAACGCTCAGTGCCCCCGACACTAGAATCGCAAACATAAAATCCGGCACCATGAACGCCGCCGTATAGGCATCCAGCCCGACTGGATAGCCAGCCAAGTGAGCCTTCTCGTTGGGAAAATATGCCGCATTCAAAAAGCGATCGCGCAGCAGCCCCAGCAAGCTTGACAGCAACATCGAGCTCGCTAAAATCGTGGCAGCTAACTTGACTGTCAGCCGCTGATTGATCTTGTTGACAACATTACGAACGCGCCCCATACCAATTTATGCGTGCAGTTTTGCTTCCTTTGGCAGTTTCGTCCCCGAAAGAATCTCGTCCACCGCCGCTTCTTCTAATGTCTCATCTTTGAGCAGCGCCTCAGCCAATTTATCGAGGAACGGACGATTGGCTTTGAGTACCAGCATTGCCCGCTGCTTAGCCTCGGTGATCAGCTGCGACACTTCCTGATCGATCAGCTTAGCAGTTTCATCCGAGTACGGCCGCTCGCGGGTCATCTTGTCAAACATCAGCCCGCCGTTGTCTTCGTGGAATACTTGATCGCGTAGGCTCTGACCCATACCTTGCTCAATCACCATATCGCGGGCAATCTCAGTGGCTTTACGCAGGTCTGAGCCAGCACCCGTAGTAATGCCGTCATCGCCGTAGATAATCTGCTCGGCAATTCGACCGCCCATCGCCCGAGCCAAAATATCTTTGAACTCGTAGACGTTGGTGTAGCTCTTGTCCTCTGGCGGTAGGAACCAGGTTACACCGCCGGTACCGCCGCGCGGAATAATTGTTACCTTGTGAACTGGATCAGAATCCGGCAAGACATGGCCGACGATGGCGTGGCCTGCCTCGTGGTAAGCTGTCAATTCCTTCTCGTGGTCGTTCATTACCTTGGCCTTGCGCTCCGGTCCGATCGCTACCCGCTCAAATGCCTCGGTCAGTTCATCGTTGGTAATTTTCTTTTTATTGCGACGTGCGGCGATAATTGCTGCTTCATTAGCGATATTGGCGAGATCCGCTCCCGATGAGCCAGCCGTCTTGGCGGCCAATTTATCCAGGTCAACCGTCTCGTCAGTTGGCTTTTTCTTGAAATGAACCTTAAGAATTGCCTCGCGGTCTTTGCGCTCCGGCAGGGTAATCGTCACTCGCCGGTCAAATCGCCCCGGGCGCAGCAACGCAGGATCCAGCACATCCGCCCGGTTCGTCGCCGCCAAAACAATCACATTAGTGTCGCCATCAAACCCGTCCATTTCCACCAGGATCTGGTTCAAGGTCTGCTCGCGCTCGTCGTGACCGCCACCCATGCCCGAGCCACGTTTGCGGCCCACCGCGTCAATCTCGTCGATGAAAATGATACAC
This genomic interval carries:
- the hflB gene encoding ATP-dependent zinc metalloprotease FtsH — its product is MAGKTPKNTKKGVGQVARLGLFWAIIVFLGLAVYAALSPNSNLKNVALTDVVRRANAGEIAKIDIQGNDLKITPKGQKQPTEKSVKESGSTIYEQGLNKDAKVEINVLPPSQTGEVLWNLTVMIVPVVIIVIFFMFMMRQAQGQNNQAMGFGKSKARLYGEDKEKVLFEDIAGNDNAKQDLQEVVDFLKHPKKYKELGAKIPKGVLLVGNPGTGKTMLARAVAGEAGVPFFSISGSEFVEMFVGVGASRVRDLFSKAKKNAPCIIFIDEIDAVGRKRGSGMGGGHDEREQTLNQILVEMDGFDGDTNVIVLAATNRADVLDPALLRPGRFDRRVTITLPERKDREAILKVHFKKKPTDETVDLDKLAAKTAGSSGADLANIANEAAIIAARRNKKKITNDELTEAFERVAIGPERKAKVMNDHEKELTAYHEAGHAIVGHVLPDSDPVHKVTIIPRGGTGGVTWFLPPEDKSYTNVYEFKDILARAMGGRIAEQIIYGDDGITTGAGSDLRKATEIARDMVIEQGMGQSLRDQVFHEDNGGLMFDKMTRERPYSDETAKLIDQEVSQLITEAKQRAMLVLKANRPFLDKLAEALLKDETLEEAAVDEILSGTKLPKEAKLHA
- the murJ gene encoding murein biosynthesis integral membrane protein MurJ produces the protein MNQRLTVKLAATILASSMLLSSLLGLLRDRFLNAAYFPNEKAHLAGYPVGLDAYTAAFMVPDFMFAILVSGALSVTFIPVFNERWVKGNKQSAWQISSSMINLMALVTLVTSVLIIVFADPLMKYLIAPGLSEAGHALAVSMMRVIAVNPLIFAVAAVIASIQQAVGRFTFYALAPMLYNVGIIIGTLWFTNGINLFGWQIFDGGIMGVALGVVLGSVLQLIVSAVGLIGLGFDYDFKIYWRNHGFRKVLSLLPARSIDQGMDYVVSLAEVNLASRMGDGVIRRYNQALTLHMMPINLIGVAISNAAFPQLTERLASERPDLFRRDLRSFLRTVIWMIIPICVVTFFARGYIVHFINNNGDPVMANILGCLVMAILFRTVYHMVARGFYAQQDTKTPMYVSIFAIVLNVALAVILGYYAKLGPYGLAWAQSIVAFVEVVILCVILGRRMPQLFDATFVKAVAKMALAAVPLAVACYVSVLVIPFRASDDSFLGALPKFGAITIFNFVVYGALSKWLRLPEIDPVLVRIKRLLFSRFDMSKLRR